Proteins encoded together in one Peribacillus asahii window:
- the gcvPA gene encoding aminomethyl-transferring glycine dehydrogenase subunit GcvPA, with the protein MKHRYLPMTEQDQKEMLSAIGVSKVDELFSDIPESVRFQGEYNIKQAKSEPALLKELTKLAGRNADLKSYSSFLGAGVYDHYAPIIVDHVIARSEFYTAYTPYQPEISQGELQAIFEFQTMISELTGMDVANSSMYDGGTALAEAAMLSAGQTRRKKILLSTTVHPEARDVVKTYAKGQHVEVIEIPYKDGVTDVAALKELITDEVAGVIVQYPNFFGRIEPLKEIEEIVHSVKSLFIVSSNPLALGALTPPGQLGADIVTGDAQPFGIPSSFGGPHCGYFAVTNKLVRKVPGRLVGQTVDENGKRGFVLTLQAREQHIRRDKATSNICSNQALNALAASVAMTALGKKGVKEMAVQNIQKAHYAKQVLKQQGLEVVFDGPSFNEFVLKLPASYQETNNRLFEKGIIGGYDLGSSYPELQNHMLVAVTELRTKEEIDAFANELGDHHE; encoded by the coding sequence ATGAAACATCGCTATTTACCGATGACAGAACAAGATCAAAAAGAAATGCTATCAGCAATCGGGGTTTCTAAAGTTGATGAACTTTTTAGTGATATTCCGGAAAGCGTTCGTTTTCAAGGCGAATATAACATTAAACAAGCAAAATCAGAGCCTGCTTTATTAAAGGAATTAACGAAACTAGCAGGTCGAAATGCAGATTTAAAAAGCTATAGTTCGTTTCTAGGAGCGGGTGTGTATGATCATTATGCGCCAATTATTGTGGATCACGTGATTGCTCGTTCAGAATTTTATACAGCATATACTCCATATCAGCCTGAAATTTCACAAGGAGAGCTGCAAGCAATCTTTGAATTTCAAACGATGATTAGTGAGCTAACAGGTATGGATGTAGCCAATTCTTCGATGTATGATGGCGGGACAGCTTTGGCTGAAGCAGCGATGTTAAGCGCAGGTCAAACACGTCGTAAAAAAATCCTCCTTTCAACAACTGTTCATCCAGAAGCAAGAGATGTGGTAAAAACATATGCAAAAGGACAACATGTTGAAGTAATCGAAATTCCTTACAAAGACGGTGTAACAGATGTAGCAGCGCTTAAGGAATTGATAACAGATGAAGTTGCTGGTGTGATCGTTCAATATCCAAACTTTTTCGGTCGAATTGAACCATTAAAAGAAATAGAAGAAATCGTTCATAGTGTAAAATCGCTGTTCATTGTATCCAGCAATCCACTTGCGTTAGGGGCGTTAACTCCTCCAGGTCAATTAGGAGCTGATATTGTGACAGGAGATGCACAGCCATTTGGTATTCCATCTTCGTTCGGTGGACCTCATTGCGGGTATTTTGCTGTTACAAATAAGCTTGTTCGTAAAGTGCCAGGTCGACTTGTCGGTCAAACGGTTGATGAGAATGGTAAGCGCGGATTTGTATTAACACTTCAAGCGCGTGAACAGCATATTCGTCGTGATAAAGCAACGTCTAATATTTGTTCTAACCAAGCCTTAAATGCATTGGCAGCGTCTGTTGCCATGACTGCTCTCGGCAAAAAAGGTGTAAAAGAAATGGCCGTTCAAAATATTCAAAAAGCTCATTATGCGAAACAAGTACTAAAGCAACAAGGGCTTGAAGTGGTCTTTGATGGTCCTTCATTTAATGAGTTTGTGTTGAAGCTGCCTGCTTCTTATCAAGAAACGAACAATCGATTGTTTGAAAAGGGAATTATCGGCGGTTATGACTTAGGAAGCAGCTATCCAGAATTACAGAATCATATGCTTGTCGCTGTAACAGAGCTTAGAACGAAAGAAGAAATTGATGCATTTGCTAATGAATTGGGGGATCATCATGAATAA
- the gcvT gene encoding glycine cleavage system aminomethyltransferase GcvT: protein MTNLKRTPLFEVYRESGAKTIDFGGWELPVQFSGIKEEHEAVRTKVGLFDVSHMGEFEVKGNQSLAFLQKMLTNDLSKLQAGGALYTAMCYENGGTVDDLIVYKRAEQDYLLCVNAANIDKDFEWLQSHLIEDVELVNVSSEYAQLALQGPLAETVLQKLTKDSDLSEIGFFKFKDGVNINGVQALVSRTGYTGEDGFEIYCRSEEGPQLWRKLLEAGQEEGILPIGLGARDTLRFEAKLPLYGQELSADITPIEAGIGFAVKTEKSTDFLGKEVLASQKENGAPRKLVGLEMIDRGIPRHGYKVYSGEKLIGEVTTGTQSPTLKKNVGLALLEQAFTTLGTEVEVEIRSKRLKAVTTATPFYKRPRN from the coding sequence TTGACGAATTTAAAAAGAACACCATTATTTGAAGTGTATCGTGAGAGTGGTGCCAAGACGATTGATTTTGGAGGCTGGGAACTGCCTGTACAATTCTCAGGAATTAAAGAGGAGCATGAAGCAGTTCGCACAAAAGTGGGGTTGTTTGATGTTTCGCATATGGGTGAGTTTGAAGTTAAAGGAAATCAAAGTCTTGCTTTCTTGCAAAAAATGCTTACGAATGATTTATCCAAGCTGCAAGCAGGTGGAGCACTTTATACAGCGATGTGCTATGAAAATGGCGGCACAGTAGATGATTTAATTGTTTATAAAAGAGCAGAACAGGACTATTTGCTTTGTGTGAATGCTGCAAATATCGATAAAGATTTTGAATGGTTACAATCACATCTTATTGAAGATGTAGAGCTTGTTAATGTTTCTAGTGAATATGCACAACTTGCTTTGCAAGGGCCTCTTGCAGAAACGGTACTTCAAAAGTTGACGAAAGATTCAGATTTGAGTGAAATTGGATTTTTCAAATTCAAGGATGGTGTGAATATTAATGGTGTTCAAGCACTAGTTTCCCGTACTGGTTATACAGGGGAGGATGGGTTTGAAATCTATTGCCGTTCTGAAGAGGGGCCGCAACTATGGCGCAAATTGTTAGAGGCTGGTCAAGAAGAAGGGATTTTACCAATCGGATTAGGTGCGCGCGATACGCTTCGATTTGAAGCGAAGTTGCCATTGTATGGTCAAGAACTTTCTGCTGATATTACACCGATTGAAGCTGGTATTGGATTTGCGGTTAAAACGGAAAAGAGCACAGACTTTTTAGGGAAAGAAGTACTTGCCTCACAAAAAGAAAATGGAGCTCCGCGCAAGCTAGTTGGATTGGAAATGATTGATCGCGGGATTCCGCGTCATGGCTATAAAGTCTACAGCGGCGAGAAGTTAATTGGAGAAGTTACGACGGGAACTCAATCACCAACTTTAAAGAAAAATGTTGGGTTGGCACTGCTCGAGCAAGCATTTACTACTCTAGGCACTGAAGTCGAAGTAGAGATTCGTTCGAAACGCTTAAAAGCTGTTACAACGGCAACACCATTTTATAAACGACCACGAAACTAG
- a CDS encoding DEAD/DEAH box helicase, protein MKIEITSDLEWSDNFLTKINEDGPWANWELYKLAIEVTKDLVISDFEGLQAPKYLPYLKPLPHQLEAARQVVEEMNGKAILADEVGLGKTIEAGLILKEYMIRGLVKKVLILVPASLVTQWAFELNTKFHIPAVTQRKSYVWDSCDVVVSSIDTAKRKPHSEMILNQDYDFVIIDEAHKLKNNKTKNYEFVQNLKKKFCLLLTATPIQNKVEEIFHLVSLLKPGHLGNAKLFAEKYKGKGRTIQENQHLKELVNTVMIRNRRADTKIEWTKRQVETIIIDFSKTEQALYDAVSQFKVHSDGVGHSSFSTLTLQREACSSREAVYYTLKNMKAKYENPPAAFTAMIDNILQKVNETEQNSKAEKALELIKKIDDKVIIFTEYRATQLYLQWYLQQNGISSVPFRGGFKRGKKDWMRELFQKQTQVLIATEAGGEGINLQFCNHLINFDLPWNPMRLEQRIGRIHRLGQEKDVMIYNFATRNTVEEHILKLLYEKIHLFEKVIGELDDILTKLDIHNIEEYLIDVVGESKSEGEMKIKMDNLSSLIQFAQQMKDGDVHAAAGHS, encoded by the coding sequence GTGAAAATTGAAATTACCTCTGATTTAGAATGGAGTGATAATTTTTTAACGAAAATTAATGAGGATGGGCCCTGGGCAAACTGGGAGCTGTATAAATTAGCAATAGAAGTCACTAAAGACCTTGTTATTTCTGATTTTGAAGGATTACAGGCACCTAAATATTTGCCTTATTTAAAACCGTTACCTCATCAGCTTGAAGCAGCTAGACAAGTAGTAGAAGAAATGAATGGAAAAGCCATTTTAGCAGATGAAGTAGGACTTGGAAAAACGATTGAAGCCGGTTTAATTTTAAAAGAATATATGATTCGCGGCCTTGTCAAAAAAGTATTAATTCTTGTACCCGCTTCCCTCGTCACTCAATGGGCGTTTGAATTAAATACAAAGTTTCATATACCAGCGGTTACACAAAGAAAAAGTTATGTATGGGACTCTTGCGATGTAGTGGTGTCCTCGATTGATACCGCTAAAAGGAAGCCGCATAGTGAGATGATTTTGAATCAAGATTATGATTTTGTCATTATTGATGAAGCACATAAACTTAAAAATAATAAAACAAAAAATTACGAGTTTGTCCAAAATCTCAAAAAAAAGTTTTGCTTATTGCTAACAGCAACACCTATTCAAAATAAGGTGGAAGAAATTTTTCACCTCGTTTCTCTATTAAAACCAGGACATTTAGGAAATGCCAAATTATTTGCCGAAAAATATAAAGGAAAAGGACGTACTATCCAAGAAAATCAGCATCTAAAAGAACTCGTCAACACGGTGATGATTCGCAACCGCCGGGCAGATACGAAAATCGAATGGACGAAACGCCAAGTTGAAACGATTATTATTGATTTTTCTAAAACAGAACAAGCTCTATATGATGCAGTTTCGCAGTTTAAAGTCCATTCAGATGGAGTAGGACATTCCTCTTTTTCAACGCTCACACTCCAAAGAGAAGCATGCAGTAGTCGCGAAGCTGTATATTATACATTAAAAAATATGAAAGCGAAGTATGAAAATCCACCTGCAGCCTTTACAGCGATGATTGACAATATATTACAAAAAGTGAACGAGACAGAACAGAATTCCAAAGCTGAAAAAGCGCTGGAGTTAATTAAAAAAATCGATGATAAAGTCATTATTTTTACGGAATATCGTGCGACACAACTCTACTTACAATGGTATTTGCAACAAAATGGCATTTCTTCTGTGCCATTTCGCGGCGGCTTTAAACGCGGTAAAAAGGATTGGATGCGTGAGCTGTTTCAAAAACAAACGCAGGTCTTAATCGCAACAGAGGCTGGAGGAGAAGGGATCAACCTTCAGTTTTGTAATCATTTAATTAATTTTGACTTGCCGTGGAATCCAATGAGATTAGAGCAGCGAATCGGACGTATCCATCGACTTGGACAAGAAAAGGATGTCATGATTTATAATTTTGCAACTCGAAATACGGTGGAGGAACATATCCTCAAACTCTTATATGAAAAAATTCATTTATTCGAAAAAGTAATCGGTGAACTAGATGATATTTTAACAAAACTAGATATTCACAATATCGAAGAGTATTTAATTGATGTCGTTGGTGAGTCCAAATCAGAAGGAGAAATGAAAATTAAAATGGACAATTTATCTTCCCTCATTCAATTTGCTCAACAAATGAAAGATGGTGACGTTCATGCAGCAGCAGGACATTCATAA
- a CDS encoding YqhG family protein — MQQQDIHKFLLTYFEANHCEILENHNTYLTVQLTIEMDKELMNRPFYWHYLEKTGGIPNPSQLTFITDSQNVPENIKGEHIYFGSPRLHQIIESTKKLASYIRLYEDKQTNGQQVSLFPWLNLNVKISYQCDRKKDIFQSVGLNLITGEIVNEFHNHIFSIKLTPKIPDYSFTLSPLIMPKSGLTRLDRYIRQNFEQDDHTWAEQAMQRWNNDLRLLEHFYNESEEKSESYYTEKEALKAQYEPKIHISIVNGGLFYLSDYKTS, encoded by the coding sequence ATGCAGCAGCAGGACATTCATAAATTTTTACTCACATACTTTGAAGCGAATCATTGTGAAATACTTGAAAATCATAATACTTATTTAACTGTTCAATTAACAATTGAAATGGATAAAGAGTTAATGAACCGCCCTTTTTATTGGCACTACCTTGAAAAAACAGGCGGCATCCCTAATCCTTCACAATTAACATTTATAACAGACAGCCAAAACGTACCAGAAAATATAAAAGGAGAACATATTTATTTCGGTTCACCACGTCTTCATCAAATTATTGAATCAACAAAAAAACTAGCTAGCTACATTCGCTTATATGAAGATAAACAAACAAACGGCCAACAAGTTTCTCTATTTCCTTGGTTAAATCTGAATGTAAAAATCTCTTATCAATGTGACCGTAAAAAAGATATTTTCCAATCCGTCGGGCTTAATCTTATTACCGGGGAAATCGTAAATGAATTTCATAATCACATTTTTTCTATTAAATTAACACCTAAAATTCCTGATTATTCTTTCACACTCTCTCCGCTCATTATGCCTAAAAGCGGATTAACCAGATTGGATCGTTATATTCGCCAAAACTTTGAGCAGGATGATCATACTTGGGCAGAGCAAGCGATGCAGCGATGGAATAATGACCTCCGTTTATTAGAACATTTTTACAACGAAAGTGAAGAAAAAAGCGAAAGCTATTATACAGAAAAGGAAGCGTTAAAAGCTCAATACGAACCGAAAATACACATTTCAATCGTGAATGGAGGGTTATTTTATTTATCTGATTATAAAACATCATAA
- a CDS encoding YqzE family protein: MSTNAYIKYLTQQLVQYFNLTKTERKENRQQRKGERTSSVSTWFGIVPFALSMFFKKMKKGKQMS, from the coding sequence ATGTCAACAAATGCTTATATTAAATACTTGACACAACAATTGGTTCAATATTTTAATTTAACAAAAACAGAACGTAAGGAAAATCGTCAACAAAGGAAGGGAGAGCGTACTTCTTCTGTCTCTACTTGGTTTGGCATTGTTCCATTTGCGTTATCGATGTTTTTTAAGAAAATGAAAAAAGGAAAACAGATGTCCTAA
- the comGG gene encoding competence type IV pilus minor pilin ComGG, producing MKNEKGFASPILLVVSTSFILLAGYMMEQFVLDKRFYKEVEETLMSDHLLRLAVRDLEREWGELEEVIIEPGILLYPNGDVYYEVVNQNEEVASVYLYGSTVNNRKGVVLIYYDKNVGKVTEWVEK from the coding sequence ATGAAGAATGAAAAAGGTTTTGCGTCGCCAATTTTACTTGTTGTTTCGACCTCTTTCATTTTGTTGGCAGGGTATATGATGGAGCAATTTGTTCTGGATAAACGGTTTTATAAAGAAGTGGAAGAAACCTTAATGTCTGATCATTTATTGCGCTTAGCTGTTCGTGATTTGGAAAGAGAATGGGGTGAATTAGAAGAAGTCATAATTGAGCCGGGGATCCTTCTGTATCCAAATGGTGATGTGTATTATGAAGTGGTAAATCAAAATGAGGAAGTTGCTTCAGTTTATTTATACGGATCTACAGTCAATAACAGAAAGGGAGTGGTATTAATTTATTATGATAAGAATGTAGGAAAGGTAACAGAATGGGTGGAAAAATAG
- the comGF gene encoding competence type IV pilus minor pilin ComGF, with product MLQKSNGFTMVEMLISLVVFMMISLFVLQIFLVMYPNGITNKQLHHKEWEVFSIQLQKELRESKNQTVKNNKLYLLTNGSVASVELYQNIVRRQVEGLGHEILLQNVADFQVNQKGNQISVKVTDYSGKQYSRTFHPYFKKEFNVNEE from the coding sequence ATGCTACAAAAAAGTAATGGGTTTACGATGGTTGAAATGCTCATATCACTCGTCGTATTCATGATGATTTCTCTTTTTGTTTTACAAATTTTTTTGGTTATGTATCCCAATGGTATAACGAACAAGCAGCTCCACCATAAGGAATGGGAAGTTTTTTCGATACAGTTGCAAAAAGAATTGCGGGAATCGAAGAATCAAACAGTAAAGAATAATAAACTGTATTTGCTCACGAATGGAAGTGTGGCTTCGGTTGAATTGTATCAAAATATCGTACGGCGCCAAGTAGAGGGTTTAGGACATGAAATTTTATTGCAAAATGTCGCTGACTTTCAAGTAAACCAGAAGGGAAACCAAATTAGTGTAAAAGTTACAGATTATAGTGGAAAGCAATATAGTCGCACATTTCATCCATATTTTAAGAAAGAGTTTAACGTAAATGAAGAATGA
- the comGD gene encoding competence type IV pilus minor pilin ComGD, translating into MLKNNSGGYTLTEILMVLSIFLLIVSLSINLYPPYIERMEIKQFVKQFGDDLFYAQQYAISHEQQTTVYMYSDNYKVSSSSGDYTLQRTLPSHITFKNRTLGERITFNSVGTAITSGIMHVQSKHETYKLTVYIGKGRFKFEKV; encoded by the coding sequence ATGCTAAAGAATAACAGCGGAGGGTATACGTTAACTGAGATTTTGATGGTTTTGTCCATTTTTCTTTTAATTGTTTCATTAAGTATCAATCTATATCCGCCATATATAGAAAGGATGGAAATAAAACAGTTTGTCAAGCAATTTGGAGACGATCTTTTTTACGCTCAGCAATATGCTATAAGCCATGAGCAACAGACAACTGTTTATATGTATAGTGATAATTATAAAGTGTCTTCGTCATCAGGCGATTATACACTGCAAAGAACACTTCCTTCCCATATTACATTTAAGAATCGGACATTAGGAGAAAGAATTACTTTTAATAGTGTCGGTACAGCCATCACATCAGGAATTATGCATGTTCAATCAAAGCACGAGACATATAAATTAACAGTGTATATTGGTAAAGGGAGATTTAAATTTGAAAAAGTGTGA
- the comGC gene encoding competence type IV pilus major pilin ComGC, producing MAYKEELLLKRLRNEKGFTLIEMLIVLLIISVLLIITIPNITKHQSTVQTKGCEAFVKMVQSQVQAYEIDHNKWPADVAELKTEGYLIQTTCPNGDTVSIDSDGKVKADAKE from the coding sequence ATGGCTTATAAGGAGGAGCTTTTGTTGAAAAGATTACGCAATGAAAAAGGATTTACTCTCATCGAGATGCTCATTGTCTTGCTCATTATTTCCGTTTTATTAATCATTACGATACCGAATATTACAAAGCATCAATCGACAGTTCAGACAAAAGGATGTGAAGCATTTGTGAAAATGGTACAGTCTCAAGTGCAAGCTTATGAAATTGATCATAATAAATGGCCAGCTGATGTAGCGGAACTAAAAACGGAAGGTTATTTAATACAGACTACATGTCCAAATGGAGATACGGTTAGCATTGATAGCGATGGAAAGGTAAAAGCTGATGCTAAAGAATAA
- the comGB gene encoding competence type IV pilus assembly protein ComGB — MKDWYLLMRGGKWKVKEQASFLLKLGELLEHGYSLAQAIRFLTFQESKKRQEDLQEGMEQLKNGEALHQVLAEMKFHSQLVSYIYYGEQYGELSRALKEGGKYWTKRAEDLDKIKKLFIYPIFLLFFIGNVFFILQRVLLPKFETLFASMHIEHNIFLNSILAISAILPKIPIILLLLCILIYLLKRYWFNQLCPLTQRRLILHIPVIGMLIRLYETHFFASQFSGLLSGGLSINESIQLLAQNRQQPFYQKLCTQMQRELLEGKQFEAIVQKLSYFEKNLYIVIANGQKYGRLDEELFHYSRLLLERIEEKTSMIMRIIQPMLFSFIGLLIVSIYLAVLLPMFSLLNGL; from the coding sequence TTGAAAGATTGGTATTTATTGATGAGAGGGGGTAAATGGAAGGTAAAGGAGCAAGCTTCATTTTTACTAAAGCTTGGGGAATTGTTGGAACATGGTTATTCTTTAGCACAAGCCATTCGTTTTTTAACGTTTCAGGAGTCAAAAAAAAGACAAGAAGATTTACAGGAAGGAATGGAACAGTTAAAAAATGGTGAGGCTTTACATCAAGTTTTAGCCGAAATGAAATTTCATTCTCAACTTGTAAGTTATATTTATTATGGAGAGCAATATGGTGAGTTATCGCGAGCATTAAAGGAAGGAGGGAAATATTGGACGAAGAGAGCGGAGGACTTGGACAAAATAAAGAAGCTATTCATTTACCCAATTTTTCTACTCTTTTTTATTGGTAATGTGTTTTTTATTTTGCAACGTGTACTTTTACCGAAATTTGAGACGCTTTTTGCTTCGATGCATATTGAACACAATATATTCTTGAACAGTATATTAGCTATCTCGGCTATTCTCCCGAAAATCCCTATCATTTTACTTTTATTGTGTATCCTCATTTATCTACTTAAACGATATTGGTTTAACCAATTATGCCCCCTTACTCAAAGAAGGCTTATATTGCATATCCCGGTTATTGGGATGCTTATTCGCTTATATGAAACCCACTTTTTTGCAAGTCAGTTTAGCGGCTTATTGTCCGGTGGTCTTTCTATTAATGAGAGCATACAGCTATTGGCGCAAAACAGGCAACAGCCTTTTTATCAAAAGCTATGTACCCAAATGCAGCGCGAGTTATTAGAAGGAAAGCAGTTTGAGGCGATTGTTCAGAAGCTTTCTTATTTTGAAAAGAACCTTTATATTGTGATAGCAAACGGTCAAAAGTACGGAAGACTTGATGAAGAATTATTTCATTATAGTCGTTTATTGTTAGAAAGAATTGAAGAGAAAACGAGTATGATTATGCGTATTATTCAGCCTATGTTGTTTTCATTCATCGGTCTGCTTATTGTCTCTATTTATTTAGCTGTATTATTGCCAATGTTTTCATTACTTAATGGCTTATAA
- the comGA gene encoding competence type IV pilus ATPase ComGA translates to MSIEKTADDILKRAIRLAASDIHILPRKEGPLVRFRIDNRLIPQENLSFEETERLISHLKYLASMDIGEKRRPQNGSITLHLEDRVIGLRLSTLPTAYVESLAIRLIPQQNILPLNQLSLFPTTTERLISLLKHSHGMIIFTGPTGSGKTTTLYSILHHVQELYNRHVITLEDPIENQSENVLQVQINEKAGITYSVGLKAALRHDPDVIMVGEIRDSETAKIAIRAALTGHLLLTTMHSRDAAGAISRLLEFGVSWLEIEQSLIAVTAQRLVELRNRRTVGGAANKRASVYELLYGRDLVKVLQGVKGENIEARHRTLKEEIGKAVAMGFVENKEFERLVFIDERG, encoded by the coding sequence ATGTCTATTGAAAAAACGGCAGATGATATTTTGAAGCGTGCTATCAGGTTAGCTGCATCAGATATTCATATTTTGCCTCGCAAAGAAGGTCCACTCGTTCGATTTCGAATCGATAATCGACTCATTCCCCAAGAAAATCTCTCTTTTGAAGAAACAGAACGTCTTATCTCTCATCTAAAATATCTCGCATCAATGGATATCGGTGAAAAAAGAAGACCCCAAAACGGTTCGATTACGCTTCATTTAGAAGATCGAGTGATCGGACTTAGATTATCAACATTACCTACAGCATATGTTGAAAGTTTAGCCATTCGTTTAATTCCCCAGCAAAACATTCTGCCACTTAACCAACTCTCTCTTTTTCCAACCACTACCGAGCGATTGATTTCTCTTTTAAAGCACTCACATGGAATGATTATTTTCACAGGTCCGACTGGATCAGGTAAAACGACAACGCTGTACTCCATCCTTCATCATGTGCAGGAATTGTATAACCGCCATGTTATTACTCTTGAAGATCCTATCGAAAATCAATCCGAAAACGTATTGCAAGTTCAAATTAATGAGAAAGCGGGAATTACGTATTCAGTCGGCTTAAAGGCAGCTTTACGTCACGATCCTGATGTGATTATGGTGGGAGAAATTCGTGATTCAGAAACAGCTAAAATAGCGATTAGGGCGGCACTTACAGGCCATTTACTGTTAACAACGATGCATAGCCGCGATGCCGCAGGAGCTATTTCACGGCTGTTAGAGTTTGGTGTAAGTTGGTTAGAAATTGAACAAAGTTTAATTGCTGTAACGGCACAACGTTTAGTCGAATTAAGAAATCGAAGAACAGTAGGCGGTGCTGCAAATAAGCGAGCAAGTGTGTATGAACTTCTTTATGGAAGAGATTTAGTGAAAGTGTTACAAGGAGTAAAAGGAGAGAATATTGAAGCTCGCCATCGAACGTTGAAAGAAGAAATCGGTAAAGCTGTAGCGATGGGCTTTGTCGAGAACAAAGAATTTGAAAGATTGGTATTTATTGATGAGAGGGGGTAA
- a CDS encoding helix-turn-helix transcriptional regulator, with translation MEQTLRITNVLADPTRFYIYQYIIKNHHDVTVQEIADSFDIHPNVARLHLSKLEDVNMLVSETRKTGKGGRPSRLYRLSDKVIQLHFPSRDYQLLAKIAIESMSKLGEQGIEALSHTGRTFGQELVNQQLAQNAITFEHLSFQGKVNLLNNVATAAGFSPNFQLNSEENEIVLRISNCPFSEIAVTNRQAIATMHAAFLNGIVQAVFDKVELVEIQDSISEYAFCTYKAIITK, from the coding sequence GTGGAACAAACATTACGAATTACAAATGTGCTGGCAGACCCTACACGATTTTACATCTACCAATACATTATTAAAAATCATCATGATGTCACTGTACAAGAAATTGCTGATTCATTTGACATTCATCCAAACGTAGCCCGACTCCATCTATCCAAGCTAGAAGACGTAAATATGCTGGTTTCTGAGACAAGAAAAACTGGTAAGGGAGGGCGCCCAAGCAGGCTATATCGATTATCGGATAAAGTTATTCAGCTTCATTTTCCTAGCCGAGATTATCAGCTTCTTGCTAAAATAGCCATCGAATCGATGAGTAAGTTAGGGGAACAAGGGATTGAGGCCTTATCCCATACTGGAAGAACATTCGGTCAAGAACTCGTGAATCAACAATTAGCTCAAAATGCCATTACTTTTGAGCATTTATCCTTTCAAGGAAAAGTCAATTTGCTCAATAATGTCGCAACCGCTGCAGGATTTTCTCCTAATTTCCAACTAAATTCAGAAGAAAATGAAATTGTTTTACGCATTTCTAACTGTCCGTTTAGTGAAATTGCTGTAACCAATCGGCAGGCCATTGCCACAATGCACGCCGCTTTTCTAAACGGAATCGTTCAAGCTGTATTCGATAAAGTAGAACTAGTAGAAATTCAAGACTCTATTTCTGAATACGCATTCTGTACATATAAAGCAATCATTACAAAGTAG
- a CDS encoding DUF2626 domain-containing protein has translation MERMFRVCGFWTGIMAIFFYLGDMYQTSLLFFAQTGFFVLLSYLKLSERMYLYVFGAYLTVFFAGFTYYTVFLMTPGTAH, from the coding sequence ATGGAACGCATGTTTAGAGTATGTGGCTTTTGGACAGGAATCATGGCCATTTTCTTCTATTTAGGCGATATGTACCAAACTTCTTTACTTTTCTTTGCTCAAACAGGATTCTTTGTGCTTTTAAGTTATTTAAAACTGTCTGAACGGATGTATTTGTATGTGTTTGGCGCATACTTAACCGTTTTCTTTGCTGGATTTACGTACTATACGGTCTTTTTAATGACCCCTGGTACCGCTCACTAA